GTACACATGGCACATtgctttgaattttaaaaccgaAATCGGTGTCACATTTACCACAGGTAGCGTATGTAGTGAACTACCGGTGTCCGTAGTTTGATGGCATCCGCCCATAAGGTGTTTAAACggtaataaaaatcataataaaaagcCACGCTTCTGTGTTCTTCATTTCGATGACCAACATTTGTTTATTCTCCGTGATGATCTAGATTGTCCGAAACAGCAGCGTTGCAGATGAACCAGTAACTCGTCTGTAAGCCAATGAGAGGTTCGCCGATGATACGTTgctcgaaattgaaaaaatacctAGGATGCTTCCAAGAAGTTACCAAGAGAACAGCAGGTCTACAATCAGAATACGAAACAAAACTTCGATGTGAAGGGAGGATATCACTGACGCTTGCAGTACTCAACGAAATGCGCCTGAATGTATTCTATTGATCACCACACTTAAGGGAGAAAAACATTATGTATATATTAACGCCCATGAATATGCTGCACATGGATTTTGGATAAGAACACATATGAATATCGAGGCAAAACTTCATCATGAAGAACTAACGGAACCGAAATTGAAACACCTTGAAAGGGAGGGATTTCAATAGATCGGGATTCGATTGAATGCTTTTCCAATCGAATCAATGTGATATGCTAGACGAGAAAAAtggcaaataaaataaacatttgcAATCGTTAGCCAAATGCATATGAATCTCGAATATTACTGCTTTACGTCAGTTGTTTGAGTATTGAATTGCTCAAAGTATTATATCAAGaccagtcgtcccggccctgagttcgtctgtggcgtaggggttctccagcctgctttACCAGGCAAGTACGCTGCTTTTGACTGCCTTACTCCGCGTGATGGTATTCTCCATTTCAGTGACAACGGCTCCAGATCGGCATCAGAACCGCTTGATTTCATCAACATCTACTATCAGAATGTCGGTGGTATCAATTCCTGCGTGACTGATTATCTGCTTGCTACTTCATGTTCCTGCTACGATATTATCACCTTTACCGAAACATGGTTGAACGATCACACTTTCTCCAACCAGATCTTCGGATCCGATTATTCAGTGTTCCGCTGCGATCGAAGCTCCCGTAACAGCAGAAAGGCCACAGGTGGTGGGGTGTTACTCGCCGTAAGGTCCAAATTCAGAGCCATGCCAATCGATGATGAATCTTGGCATAATCTTGAGATGGTGTGGTCCCGCATCGAACTCGGCGACCGGAAGCTTTACGTTGGCGTACTATATTTGCCTCCTGATCGCTCGAGAGACGTGACCTTAGCTGAATCATTCTCTAGTTGCATTTCTAAAATAAGCTCTTTCTGCGCTCCAGAAGATGACATAATCGTCTTAGGCGATTTTAACATGCCAGGTATAAAGTGGTGTTCCAGCCAAGCTAGCTTCCTGTATCCCGATCCTGAACGCTCCACTTTTTCGGCTTCCTCGAACATTATTCTAGACTCTTTGAGTACAGCAACCTTACGTCAGATCAACAGTGTTGTAAACGAGAATGGCCGGATGCTTGATCTTTGCTTTGCCAATGACGGATTCCGTTTACCAactatcgaatcagcaccggcaCCGCTAGTTAAAGTAGGCCCACATCACCCGGCTTTACTGGTTACAATTAATATCTCTAGATTGTGTAACCCCGCTGATAAACTCACACCCTTCTACTTGGACTATAAAAACGCCGATTTCGATATCATTTCTCGCGTACTGGCCACTATAGACTGGGAATCCGAACTCGAACTAGCTAACCCTAATGCTGCAGCCGAAACTTTCTCGCACATCCTCAACTACGTAATCGACCGTCATGTGCCGAAACGCACCGCCAATGCTAATCCTCGGACTCCATGGGCTACAGCAGCTTTACGACAACTGAAAGCGACAAAAAGGCGTGCCCTTCGTAATTTCAACAAGCACAAATCGCCGCATACCAAGGAAGAATATCGCAAACTCAACTCCGCCTATAAAAAAGCCTGCCAACGAAGCTATCAAAACCATCTTCGTCGAATTCAGCAAAATCTCAAGACTAGCCCAAAATCCTTCTGGAATCACGTTAAAAatcagcggaatgaacctggaACACCGTCCTGCATGTTCTTAGATGGCATCATAGCGAACTCTGACTCcggaatctgcgatctctttGCCAATAAATTCTCGAGCATCTTTGATACATCTTCAATAACCGACGACCAACTGAATCGCGCCATCAGGAGTGTTTCACCACTGGGCTTTTCTTTAAACGGTATTACAGTCGAGGACACAATCATCTCTAAAGCAGCCACTAAGCTCAAAAACTCCTTCTCTACGGGCCCGGATGGGATACCAGCTACCTtcctgaagcgttttatgccttctttgctgactcctatcaggcttatcttccaagcttcgctcgaccaggccaccttcccctcattgtggaaagaagcttacatgttcccggttcataaaaagggagataggaaagatgttaataattaccgaggaatttcagctctgtgtgctattgccaaacttttcgaattggtggttttagatcccattttcatgttctgcaagcacaacctctccaacgaccagcatggatttatgcctcaacgctcaactacaactaact
The genomic region above belongs to Uranotaenia lowii strain MFRU-FL unplaced genomic scaffold, ASM2978415v1 HiC_scaffold_722, whole genome shotgun sequence and contains:
- the LOC129760681 gene encoding uncharacterized protein LOC129760681, yielding MHMNLEYYCFTDNGSRSASEPLDFINIYYQNVGGINSCVTDYLLATSCSCYDIITFTETWLNDHTFSNQIFGSDYSVFRCDRSSRNSRKATGGGVLLAVRSKFRAMPIDDESWHNLEMVWSRIELGDRKLYVGVLYLPPDRSRDVTLAESFSSCISKISSFCAPEDDIIVLGDFNMPGIKWCSSQASFLYPDPERSTFSASSNIILDSLSTATLRQINSVVNENGRMLDLCFANDGFRLPTIESAPAPLVKVGPHHPALLVTINISRLCNPADKLTPFYLDYKNADFDIISRVLATIDWESELELANPNAAAETFSHILNYVIDRHVPKRTANANPRTPWATAALRQLKATKRRALRNFNKHKSPHTKEEYRKLNSAYKKACQRSYQNHLRRIQQNLKTSPKSFWNHVKNQRNEPGTPSCMFLDGIIANSDSGICDLFANKFSSIFDTSSITDDQLNRAIRSVSPLGFSLNE